A window of Zingiber officinale cultivar Zhangliang chromosome 5A, Zo_v1.1, whole genome shotgun sequence contains these coding sequences:
- the LOC121981327 gene encoding acyl-coenzyme A oxidase 4, peroxisomal-like translates to MASSRRGDQSNGTIDPQSGAPLELSVAFPQATPASIFPPASFDYYQFDDLLNSEERALCKRVRGVMEKEVAPIMAEYWEKAAFPFHIIPKLAELSVAGGTIKGYGCPGLSITASAIATAEIARVDASCSTFILVHSSLAMLTIALCGSDAQKEKYLPSLAKLDKIACWALTEPDYGSDASALKTIATKVSGGWVISGQKRWIGNSTFADLLIIFARNTSTNQINGFIVKKGAPGLKTTKIENKIGLRMVQNGDIVLEKVFVPDEDRLPGVNSFQDTNKVLAVSRVMVAWQPIGIVMGVFDICNRYLKERKQFGAPLAAFQLNQEKLVRMLGNIQAMLLIGWRLCKLYESGKMTAGQASLGKAWITLKARETVSLGRELLGGNGILADFLVAKAFCDVEPIYTYEGTYDINSMVTAREITGIASFKPAALRKSSRL, encoded by the exons GTGATCAATCCAATGGTACCATTGATCCACAATCTGGAGCCCCACTAGAGCTTTCAGTTGCATTTCCTCAAGCAACACCAGCATCAATCTTTCCTCCTGCAT CATTTGACTACTATCAGTTTGATGATTTGTTGAATTCAGAAGAGAGGGCCTTATGTAAAAGAGTCCGAGGTGTAATGGAAAAAGAAGTAGCTCCAATAATGGCAGAG TACTGGGAGAAGGCTGCATTTCCTTTTCACATTATTCCTAAGCTTGCTGAGTTAAGTGTTGCTGGAGGGACTATAAAG GGATATGGGTGCCCAGGGCTCTCTATTACTGCTAGTGCTATTGCCACAGCAGAAATTGCTAGAGTTGATGCTAGTTGCTCTACATTTATTTTAGTCCATTCTTCGTTGGCGATGCTTACAATTG CACTGTGTGGATCAGATGCACAAAAAGAGAAATATTTACCATCGCTTGCCAAACTCGATAAAATAGCTTGTTGG GCATTAACGGAACCAGATTATGGAAGTGATGCTAGTGCATTGAAAACAATAGCCACTAAG GTTTCAGGAGGTTGGGTTATATCTGGCCAAAAACGATGGATTGGAAATAGTACATTTGCTGATCTGCTAATTATTTTTGCAAGGAATACTAGTACTAACCAGATAAATGG ATTTATTGTGAAGAAGGGTGCTCCTGGATTAAAGACCACAAAAATTGAAAATAAGATTGGCCTGAGGATGGTTCAGAATGGTGATATTGTTTTGGAAAAAGTTTTTGTCCCTGATGAAGATAGGTTACCAGGTGTAAACTCCTTTCAAGACACAAACAAG GTTCTTGCTGTTTCACGTGTTATGGTTGCATGGCAACCAATTGGGATAGTGATGGGAGTCTTTGATATATGCAACAG GTACTTGAAAGAGAGAAAGCAGTTTGGAGCCCCATTAGCAGCATTTCAGCTTAATCAGGAAAAGCTTGTTCGCATGCTTGGTAATATTCAAGCAATGCTTCTCATTGGTTGGCGTCTATGCAAATTGTATGAATCTGGGAAGATGACTGCAGGGCAAGCAAGCTTGGGAAAG GCATGGATTACCTTAAAGGCGAGGGAGACTGTTTCCCTTGGGCGAGAATTACTCGGTGGCAATGGAATTTTGGCTGATTTTCTAGTTGCAAAG GCATTTTGTGATGTGGAACCAATTTACACATACGAAGGAACCTACGATATAAACAGTATGGTAACTGCCAGGGAGATCACAGGGATCGCTAGCTTTAAACCTGCTGCTTTGAGGAAATCAAGTCGTCTTTGA